One genomic region from Lates calcarifer isolate ASB-BC8 linkage group LG10, TLL_Latcal_v3, whole genome shotgun sequence encodes:
- the ptpn9a gene encoding LOW QUALITY PROTEIN: tyrosine-protein phosphatase non-receptor type 9 (The sequence of the model RefSeq protein was modified relative to this genomic sequence to represent the inferred CDS: deleted 1 base in 1 codon) — MAATLSADEEQATRQFLEEINKWTSQHGVSPLSRELAVKFLMARKFDVLRAIELFHSYRETRLKEGIVRLQPQEEPLRSELLSGKFTVLSVRDPSGASIALYTAKLHHPNKTGNHVVLQALFYLLDRAVESFETQRNGLVFIYDMAGSNYTNFELDLSKKILNLLKGAFPARLKKVLIVGAPVWFRVPYNLLSLLLKEKLRERVQMVKMAELRQHLPRDCLPQHLGGLLPLDAYSWNQQLLAGQNGRVDPVDELVGIPLEDTSIHTPGPESMRPQELLAHLGRLQRSGIHQEYEELRREPPPGTFHCAQAAYNQERNRYGDVLCLDQTRVRLKPRRNERSDYINASFMDGYKQKNAYIGTQGPLEKTYSDFWRMVWEQNVLVIVMTTRTDEGSRRKCGQYWPLEEGGQEVYGHMAVVNQRVDHHTHYNHTTLELHNTETCEQRQVSHFQYLSWPDYGVPTSAVTLIDFLGAVKRQQRKMVRALGLQWAGHPLGPPMVVHCSAGIGRTGTFCALDICLSQLQDVGSLNVCQTVRRMRSQRAFSIQTPDQYYFCYNAILEHAQRQGLLPANQ; from the exons gcTACCAGGCAGTTTCTGGAGGAAATCAACAAGTGGACCAGTCAGCATGGAGTGTCACCACTGTCCAGGGAATTGGCCGTCAAGTTCCTCATGGCTCGCAAGTTTGATGTCCTTCGAGCCATCGAGCTATTCCACAGCTACAGG GAAACACGTCTTAAAGAAGGAATCGTCAGACTTCAGCCCCAGGAGGAACCTCTGCGCTCAGAGCTGCTTAGTGGAAAGTTTACTG TTCTT AGTGTACGGGACCCTTCAGGGGCCTCCATCGCCTTGTACACGGCTAAACTTCACCACCCCAACAAGACAGGCAACCACGTGGTGCTTCAGGCCCTCTTCTACCTTCTTGATCGAGCTGTGGAAAG CTTTGAGACCCAGAGGAACGGCTTGGTGTTCATCTACGACATGGCGGGCTCCAACTACACAAACTTTGAGCTGGACCTGAGCAAGAAGATCCTCAACTTGCTCAAG GGGGCGTTCCCTGCCAGGCTGAAGAAGGTGTTGATTGTTGGTGCCCCTGTTTGGTTTCGAGTGCCCTACAATCTGCTCAGCCTGCTTCTCAAGGAGAAACTGAGGGAGAGG GTTCAGATGGTAAAGATGGCCGAGCTGCGCCAGCACCTCCCCAGGGAC TGTCTCCCCCAGCACCTCGGTGGCCTGCTGCCTCTGGACGCCTACAGCTGGAACCAGCAGCTGTTGGCGGGCCAGAACGGCAGAGTAGACCCTGTGGACGAGCTGGTGGGCATCCCTCTGGAAGACACTTCCATTCACACCCCCGGACCCGAATCCATGCGTCCGCAGGAGCTGCTGGCGCACCTCGGCAGGCTTCAGCGCTCAGGCATCCATCAGGAGTATGAGGAGCTCCGCAGAGAACCGCCGCCTGGAACCTTCCACTGTGCACA AGCAGCCTATAATCAGGAGAGAAATCGTTATGGAGACGTGCTGTGCCTTGATCAAACAAGAGTTCGTTTGAAACCCAGAAGGAACGAG AGATCAGACTACATTAATGCAAGCTTCATGGATGGCTACAAACAGAAGAATGCATACATTGGTACTCAAG GACCACTGGAAAAGACCTACAGTGATTTCTGGAGAATGGTTTGGGAACAAAATGTGCTTGTTATCGTCATGACAACCAG gacaGACGAGGGCAGTCGGAGGAAATGCGGACAGTACTGGCCACTGGAGGAAGGGGGACAGGAGGTCTACGGCCATATGGCCGTGGTGAACCAAAGGGTGGACCATCACACCCACTACAACCACACAACCCTCGAACTGCACAACACTGAG ACATGTGAACAGAGACAAGTGAGTCATTTCCAGTACCTCAGCTGGCCTGATTACGGCGTTCCCACCTCAGCTGTGACTCTCATTGACTTCCTGGGAGCTGTGAAGAgacaacagaggaaaatggTGAGGGCTTTGGGGCTTCAGTGGGCAGGCCACCCACTGGGACCCCCGATGGTGGTCCATTGCAGCGCAGGGATTGGGAGAACAG GTACCTTCTGTGCCCTGGACATCTGTCTGTCCCAGCTACAGGACGTAGGCTCGCTAAACGTGTGCCAGACGGTGCGACGCATGAGATCACAGAGAGCCTTCAGCATTCAAACCCCGGACCAGTACTACTTCTGCTACAATGCCATTTTGGAGCACGCCCAAAGACAGGGCCTGCTCCCAGCCAATCAATGA